The genomic interval ACTTAAATTACAGAAGGAGTACATGAAGCTGAGAAACATGCGTGAAGACTTCGATGATAAAATATCTACTGCGATAGCCAAGCAGTACGATACCATCATCATCGAAGATCTGAACGTAAAAGGAATGATGCAGAACCATCATATATCGAAGAGTCTAAGTGATGTTTCTTTCTATTCCTTCAAGCAGAAACTGGAATGGAAAGCAGAAAAATATGGAAAGAATATAATAGAGATAGGAAGGTTCGATCCATCATCTAAGATATGTTCATCATGCGGTAACATAAAGCATGATCTGAAGTTATCAGATCGCATATATC from Thermoplasma sp. Kam2015 carries:
- a CDS encoding RNA-guided endonuclease TnpB family protein; the encoded protein is IENPGFIKKVEKRIKRLQKQLSKKENGSKNRRKHILKLQKEYMKLRNMREDFDDKISTAIAKQYDTIIIEDLNVKGMMQNHHISKSLSDVSFYSFKQKLEWKAEKYGKNIIEIGRFDPSSKICSSCGNIKHDLKLSDRIY